A stretch of the Arthrobacter sp. PAMC 25486 genome encodes the following:
- the mscL gene encoding large conductance mechanosensitive channel protein MscL — protein MLKGFRDFIMKGNVVDLAVAVVIGAAFGAVINSLVENILMPLIAVITHSPNFDSFALVTIDGVDIKFGVFLTVLVNFILIAAAVYFVVVMPMNRILERRNAKLGINPEEEEVDPQVALLTEIRDALTTRPTGGLH, from the coding sequence ATGTTAAAGGGATTCAGAGATTTCATCATGAAGGGCAACGTCGTAGACCTTGCCGTCGCAGTGGTTATCGGTGCTGCATTCGGGGCCGTCATCAACTCCCTGGTGGAAAACATCTTGATGCCACTTATCGCAGTTATCACCCACTCACCAAACTTCGACAGCTTTGCGCTCGTCACCATCGATGGTGTTGACATCAAGTTCGGCGTGTTCCTGACAGTCCTGGTCAACTTTATTCTCATTGCTGCAGCCGTCTACTTCGTGGTCGTAATGCCCATGAACAGGATCCTCGAACGCCGCAACGCCAAACTGGGCATCAACCCGGAAGAGGAAGAGGTCGACCCCCAGGTTGCCCTGCTGACCGAAATCCGCGACGCTCTCACCACCCGCCCAACAGGCGGACTACACTAA
- the glmM gene encoding phosphoglucosamine mutase: protein MSRLFGTDGVRGLANGLLTAELALSLAQAAAVVLGHDQMSEGKRPRAVIARDPRASGEFIGAAVEAGLASAGVDVYDAGVLPTPAAAFLIADLGADFGVMISASHNPAPDNGIKFFARGGTKLPDDVEDAIEAQLERAAFRPVGVDVGRIQRFSDAEDRYVLHLLGTLPHRLDGLKIVLDCAHGAASGCSPQVFTDAGAQVTVIGAEPDGLNINDGVGSTHLELLQETVLSIGADLGIAHDGDADRCLAVDHEGNVIDGDQIMAVLAVAQKAAGELKDDVLVATVMSNLGLKIALRNAGITIRETGVGDRYVLEEMRRGDYTLGGEQSGHVIFSKYATTGDGLLTGLQLAAQVAKTGKPLKELAEVMTKLPQIMINVKNVDKNRASSVPAINAAVAKAEAELGDTGRVLLRPSGTEALVRVMVEAGDIETAERICNDLVTVVRAELSL from the coding sequence ATGTCAAGATTATTTGGAACAGACGGTGTCCGTGGTTTGGCCAATGGCCTGCTGACGGCTGAGCTGGCGTTGTCGTTGGCCCAAGCTGCTGCAGTTGTCCTCGGACACGATCAGATGAGTGAAGGCAAACGGCCCCGCGCCGTTATTGCCCGCGACCCCAGGGCGAGCGGTGAGTTCATTGGTGCTGCCGTCGAGGCGGGGCTCGCCAGCGCAGGCGTGGACGTGTACGACGCCGGCGTGCTGCCGACGCCCGCCGCCGCCTTCCTGATCGCGGACCTCGGCGCCGACTTCGGCGTCATGATTTCCGCCTCACACAACCCGGCCCCCGACAACGGGATCAAGTTCTTCGCCCGTGGCGGCACCAAGCTGCCCGACGATGTGGAAGACGCCATTGAGGCGCAGCTTGAGCGGGCTGCCTTCAGGCCGGTAGGCGTGGATGTTGGACGCATCCAACGGTTCTCCGATGCGGAGGACCGTTACGTCCTGCACCTGCTGGGAACCCTGCCGCACCGCCTGGACGGGTTGAAGATCGTCCTGGACTGCGCCCACGGTGCCGCCAGCGGATGTTCGCCCCAGGTCTTCACGGATGCCGGCGCGCAGGTCACCGTGATCGGTGCCGAGCCGGACGGGCTGAACATCAACGACGGCGTGGGATCGACCCACCTTGAACTGCTGCAGGAAACGGTGTTGTCCATCGGAGCCGACCTCGGCATCGCCCACGACGGCGACGCAGACCGCTGCCTCGCCGTGGACCATGAGGGCAACGTCATTGATGGCGACCAGATCATGGCTGTGCTGGCGGTGGCACAAAAAGCGGCCGGAGAGCTCAAGGATGATGTCCTCGTGGCCACGGTGATGAGCAACCTCGGCTTGAAAATTGCCTTGCGCAACGCTGGCATCACGATCCGTGAAACCGGTGTTGGCGACCGTTACGTCCTTGAGGAAATGCGCCGCGGCGACTACACCCTTGGCGGTGAGCAGTCAGGGCACGTGATCTTCTCCAAGTACGCAACCACGGGTGACGGCCTGCTGACAGGCCTGCAGCTTGCTGCCCAAGTGGCCAAGACTGGCAAACCCCTGAAGGAACTGGCCGAGGTCATGACCAAGCTTCCGCAGATCATGATCAACGTCAAGAACGTCGACAAGAACCGTGCCTCTTCGGTCCCCGCCATCAATGCGGCCGTTGCCAAGGCGGAAGCGGAACTTGGTGACACCGGACGTGTCCTCCTGCGCCCCTCAGGCACGGAAGCGCTGGTCCGCGTCATGGTTGAGGCAGGGGACATTGAGACGGCTGAACGCATCTGCAATGACCTGGTGACTGTGGTCAGGGCGGAACTTTCGCTTTAG